In the genome of Halobacterium noricense, one region contains:
- a CDS encoding type II toxin-antitoxin system VapC family toxin: MAEPVETPIGTVTAEHFRPGHVRHQVVVGPKFLYALFNPQDQMHAVSRAFMTFVRDGDLPYRRLIVNDHIVDEAATRLKKQASMRNAASFLTTLDESTLYQFESVSKDVFDDAKATFVEWTDLDASLTDFTVAAHMDALGVDHILTYDRHYDAFDVTTLPYRSQD, translated from the coding sequence ATGGCTGAACCAGTCGAAACCCCGATCGGCACGGTCACAGCCGAGCATTTTCGCCCGGGGCACGTCCGTCACCAGGTCGTCGTCGGGCCGAAGTTCCTGTACGCATTGTTCAACCCACAAGATCAGATGCACGCAGTCTCGCGGGCGTTCATGACCTTTGTCCGCGACGGTGACCTCCCCTATCGTCGCCTCATCGTCAACGATCACATCGTCGACGAGGCCGCCACGCGGCTGAAAAAACAGGCGTCGATGCGGAACGCAGCCTCGTTCCTGACGACGCTCGATGAGAGCACGCTCTATCAGTTCGAATCCGTCTCCAAGGACGTTTTCGATGACGCCAAAGCAACGTTCGTTGAGTGGACGGATCTGGATGCGTCACTCACCGATTTCACTGTTGCAGCCCATATGGACGCCTTAGGGGTCGATCACATCCTTACGTACGACCGCCACTACGATGCGTTCGACGTGACAACACTCCCGTATCGCAGTCAGGACTAG
- a CDS encoding biosurfactant protein 1, with amino-acid sequence MRDRYLDFEELRPTGEASHIPDTRLDDGCESDPRRQRVATSAGDYPDAPTAADGECRSCGASVPAGQTKCRFCLSNHLGSDATSTNETASTTCLGIVHLVVESTTFYGAVAKGGAAANLLSANDAEPAVDDYTLIYDLDEAPARQLVEQWPSLPGAVQVASAEGERLLSAARDRTGWNGQEASERQEQAPTRLYDQRGDGIRDASRLDAVLDDADDAVWLVPAIALTESTGEAAADRQAMSVPTTQELECQTCGRATDHQFKTHESVPDEAWTGQPIWECRVCGSARYGPSKAGQDSS; translated from the coding sequence ATGCGTGATCGCTATCTGGATTTCGAGGAACTGCGGCCGACCGGTGAGGCGTCCCACATTCCGGACACGAGGCTGGACGACGGGTGTGAAAGTGACCCTCGGCGGCAACGCGTCGCGACGAGCGCTGGTGACTACCCTGATGCGCCGACGGCCGCCGATGGCGAGTGCCGGTCCTGTGGGGCGTCAGTCCCAGCCGGCCAGACGAAATGCCGGTTCTGTCTCAGCAACCATCTCGGGAGTGACGCCACTAGCACGAACGAGACAGCGTCGACGACGTGCCTCGGCATCGTCCACCTGGTCGTCGAGTCGACCACGTTCTACGGCGCCGTCGCGAAGGGCGGCGCCGCGGCGAACCTCCTCTCCGCCAACGACGCGGAGCCGGCCGTCGACGACTACACGCTCATCTACGATCTCGACGAGGCGCCGGCGCGCCAGCTGGTCGAGCAATGGCCCTCACTCCCCGGCGCGGTACAGGTGGCGTCAGCAGAGGGAGAGCGGCTTCTCAGTGCCGCCCGTGACCGAACTGGATGGAACGGGCAGGAAGCGTCGGAGCGTCAGGAGCAGGCCCCGACGCGGCTCTACGACCAGCGTGGGGACGGCATCCGCGACGCGTCGCGTCTCGACGCGGTCCTCGACGACGCCGACGACGCGGTGTGGCTGGTTCCAGCGATAGCGCTGACCGAATCTACTGGCGAGGCTGCAGCTGATCGCCAGGCGATGTCGGTACCGACGACGCAGGAACTCGAGTGTCAAACCTGTGGACGGGCGACCGACCATCAGTTCAAGACCCACGAGTCGGTCCCGGATGAGGCGTGGACGGGACAACCGATCTGGGAGTGTCGGGTGTGTGGCTCGGCTCGCTACGGCCCCAGCAAAGCGGGTCAGGACTCGTCTTAA